GTTGGTATTCAACGCCAAATATCAGTTCAAGCGTTTGGAAGCGTCGGGTAAAGATGAGAAGTTCCAAGAGGTCATTCGAGGCAAAGACGTGGCCCTCCAGGGCGCCACCAACCCCAACCTGAAATACGAGGGCCAGAACTCTGAAGCGAAGCAGTACTCGGGACGGCCAGTGGGGGAAGACTGGGAGTGCCCTTTTAAACCCCGGTGAAGCGTGCCGTCAGCCTTAGTTTTGTCATTCAACCCCGCGTTTCGATCTAAGAACCGTCACCTTATTGAGGCTGTCCACTCTTATTATCTGGATTGGTAAGCCGTTTTCGTTCAGTGTTCTCCCTCTCGGCAATCTGCCAGGCGTCACAGGCCGCATATAAACGAACTGCTAAATAAGGTAATGCAGCAAGTAGTGTAGTTAGAATCGCGGCGTAAGATTTATACCTGACACAGTGAGTTCCACCTTTTTCAGATTTCGCTGTCTCGACGCAAAAAACACCAGTAGAATAAACCCAGAAGAAAATAATTATCCCCAAGATAGCGGCGAGAATGCCAAGGCACACCGAAGTGATCCACCAGAGCGTTTGATCCAGGTATAAATAGCCTGTGCTAAGTGGGATGAGATTCAATACTACAGCCAGCCGCTGGTCTTTCTGTCCAATCGGTGGAGGGTTTCCTAACTGGGCACCACAGAACGTGCAACGCGAGGATATTACGGAATGCTCCGTTTCCTTGCCACAAGTTGGGCATATCATCCAACACTCCAGTCTCTGAAAATCACAGGATCACGTAGGGGAACGAGCGCGCATTTTGGTCCTTTGCATGTGATGGGCCTTCCTCTCTAGCTTTCGCCCTCCTCTTCCGCTCCCAGTTATAATCCGATGCTATGTTCCAGGCGTCCTTGAGAGCGATTAATCGGACCGTCACATAAGGCACCACCGCAATAATTACAGCCAGCACCTGAGCGCCTGCAAACCTTCTCACGCAGTAAGTCCCGCCTTTTTTACTCGCAGCTGTCTCGACGCAAAAAACATCGTCATAAAGCCAGAAGAAGATAATAAATCCCAATATAGCGGCCAAGAAGCCAAAGAAGAGGGATATTATCCACCGCCAAACCCGCCTGAGCACTAGGTATCCAGCATCAAAGAGTACAAGGTTAAGTGATGCGATTTCCCAAAATTCGAATCTTGGAAACTCCTCATATGAAGCCGAACCTGATCGGGCCTCTGAATTCACTTCATGATTAGATCCTGCTTGGCCCCTTAAATGAGCTCCACAGTATCCGCAAACTGGGAGTATTACGGAATACCCTTGGGTTTCTCCGCAGCGTGAGCAAATCATCTAAAAAACTCCGCCACCGCTCTGATGACAGCGGGATTATGTGCTTTACAAGATGGAATAGCAAGGAATAAATTGAGCGACGACATTTTGTGAAACTTTCCGTACGCAGGGGTGCCACAAACTAATGTTACCGCGGACTCGAGAGGCCACTCAGGCTGATAACAGCAGTCTCCTGGCACTAGCCAATATATGTTCGTTCTATGGGCGTGTTTCCCAACATGTAGACCGCTCACCTGACTTTTTTCGTCTGAGCAGTCTCCAGGGAGAACCCTGGTCCGTTGGTGTCGTGGACGGACCCTCTGGCGCCATCATTGGTTGCGTTGCTGTCGCCGAGCGCAAATGTTACGTAAATGGAATTCCAAGGAACACGGCCTATGTCACCGATCTTAGAGTCCATCCAGCACATCGACGCACCGGCGCGGCTGATAGCTTGGTCCGATACGCCATGCGGCGATGCCGCGAGATGGCGGGTTATGATGCGCCCGTTCTTTGTGTGATTGCCCCTAACAATAAGCCCCTAGGCAATCTCACTTTCCTGAAACAGTTCGCCGAGATCATAACTTATTCCGTGATTCCCCTTGGAAGGCACTACAAGACGCCAAAAGCCGGCCTGGCAGTCTCACCTGCCGGACCTAATGATGTCGAAGAAATGGCCAGCTTATGGTGTCGGCTGGCTCCTCAGCGTCAGTTCACACCGGAATTTAGCACAGAGTCCCTAATCCGTTGGATCGAGAAGGCTCCGGGTCTCTCCATATCCTCTTACTGGCTAGCCCGGCAATCCGATGGGGAATTGGCGGGTTTCATGGGCGTCTGGGACCAGACTCTGCACAAACGAAGTGTTGTCCAGCACTACACCACCTCCAGCAAACTGTTCCGAGTTGGGTTCGACGTCATTGCTCCCCTCCTAGGGGCTGGCAGACTGCCTGGGGTAGGTGGAGTGCTCAAACACCTGACTGCTGTTCACCTATGTGCGTCTGAAGATGACCCCCTTGTCCTGCGTTCGTTGATCACCCGCGCCATCCGTGAGATCAGCGGTAAGGGCCATTCCTTTTTCACCATAGGACTCGATGCCACAGATCCATTGTCAACCGCGCTCAAAGGCATGTTGTCGGTGAAAACTCGAACGCTCGCATGCGTCGGGACGTCAGATGGAAAATACAGCGGTCCCCCTTTAGGAGACAGGCCCCTCTATTTCGAAATCGCTCTGATGTAGTTAATTACTTAGTCGCAGTATCAAAATTGCCATCTTGCAACCATCCCCTACCTCCCAAAGGCCTCCCTGAAAAACTCGCCCGTCATTGACGCTATCGGCTCCTCCATCTTGTGCAGGACGTGGCCTGTGTCCTGGAACACATGCAGCGTGGATTCCGCCCCGTGCTTCTTCAGCAGTTCGTGTAACTCCACGGCGTTCGGCCCGCACGGGATGTTGTCGTCCGTCTCCCCGTGCATTATCAGCGTCTTCGGCAAACCCTTAGCAAAGGCCTTCCCTCCCACCGCTAGCCTCAGCCCCATCTGCGACAGCGCATCGTAGCCCGACACGCTGGCTATAAGCACGTCATCGAGTATGTCCTCAGGGAACCCGTGGGCCCTGCGAATCGCCTCCTTCCGCCGCGGTATCACCGACGCATACGAGACCACCGCCTGCGTCGACACCACCGCCCGCACCTTCCCGTGCAGCGGGCCCATAATCGAGTTCCACATCGTCAGCCCGCCCATGCCCGCCGGCGTCCACATCCCCACCCGTTCGGCGTCGACGTTGGCTCCAGCCACCAGCGCTCGATACAGCGCTACCGAAGCCGCCGTCGCCGACGCCCGCCCGTAGTGCACCCCCGTCAGCTCCGACCCCGCCACGGCGTACCCCTGCTCCAACAGGCGATTAAGTATTGCCTTGTATGGAGGCCGAATTAGGCAGTCCGTCTCGCCGTCTCTCACGTAGCTGCTCTGCCCTCGAAACCATATCACCACAGGTACTGGCGACACGCCCTTCTTCGACTGGTATTTCTTCGGCGTCTTGAGGAAACTCCATTCGCCGCCCGACTGGAAATACACCAACTGCTCCCCATCCTTCAATGGCGGCATCGGCTTGTCCACATACTCTCCTTAGTACCCCGTGCTAATCAAGGTAGGATGTGTTCGCAAGAACCGACCACTACCGAGAAAATCCTTTCTCCTGACCAGCGGGAGAAGGGGGGGGGGGGGGGAGGCGCCCTTCCTT
This genomic interval from SAR202 cluster bacterium contains the following:
- a CDS encoding GNAT family N-acetyltransferase, coding for MLPRTREATQADNSSLLALANICSFYGRVSQHVDRSPDFFRLSSLQGEPWSVGVVDGPSGAIIGCVAVAERKCYVNGIPRNTAYVTDLRVHPAHRRTGAADSLVRYAMRRCREMAGYDAPVLCVIAPNNKPLGNLTFLKQFAEIITYSVIPLGRHYKTPKAGLAVSPAGPNDVEEMASLWCRLAPQRQFTPEFSTESLIRWIEKAPGLSISSYWLARQSDGELAGFMGVWDQTLHKRSVVQHYTTSSKLFRVGFDVIAPLLGAGRLPGVGGVLKHLTAVHLCASEDDPLVLRSLITRAIREISGKGHSFFTIGLDATDPLSTALKGMLSVKTRTLACVGTSDGKYSGPPLGDRPLYFEIALM